The Cryptomeria japonica chromosome 6, Sugi_1.0, whole genome shotgun sequence genomic interval caggataagaaaacatgccatcatggtcaatttcttttaccattacatctttttacaaaactttatcgtatagaactagcttcaaatataaatttctacaaccaagttaactttaaATAATtaagagcaacgtaaataactcaattgattacactttccaggcataaaagaacctttccaatgactatgtcccataacatagtgaaaggttaacaccatttaatccatgattacatataataaccatccacataactggattgcacaacacaaaaggccacatgtgagcatgtctaaagctcagtcaaggataacatgcataatcaacatctctatgcatgatctcagaacaataacatgatcataaatatccaacatctcactcaagggctcgatggtgctagggtacaccatagcagtgctaccttccatacaagaccctcgtgaacatcccttgttccataaggtgtttagcctccaagagatagtcaccactcataggtaggttgTGGATCCTAGTTGGTCTCACAgtctcacatacccccatcctcaaggttccctatgtctacttcctcatatacactcaaccaagaccgtctcctacgttcttggagaggaatttcacattgcAACATAAGACTAgcatatgaaaacaacaaggataaaccgttTTAGCCACctaagtacagaagaataaagataataatcgtcaattccaacagtaaggcaagaaaatcaTTCTGGAAtagcaacatcaaatcaagtaagcaaaagatcgcaagatcgtggctaaaccttcaaggtaaaaataaaataaattggtgGCCCACaaggaaacaaataaaataatatcataagtgcacataacatcactatgtaactagcatctagccaccaacgaggaagaaaggaacaatcgtctagctatcacagtagctcatcatgtggtgtggcctagtcacacatccgcatggcatggcagtgtgcacctcaacatcaccccgcatcacgtcatcacacgacatggctctaccctatacctattggtaggccacatggcaatgtctactacatcccgcatcgtgtcttagCATGGCATGGCAATAATCCAAGCGGAaagggcacgcaatggacgtatcccgcatggcaatgTACCTCACGGAAAAGAGCACGtgcaggtcacaccccgcatagcgatgtacctctcaggatactcactgtaagccagaggtatacatggctaaggtctacccacaagcctaccaacactagtcaattggcagctcatgtgaaaagtaacatgcctctcatgaagacaaggcaaaagatgctccaataaaaatccatcattatgctcaagaactgtcatcaatTATGCTCAAATAAAGAATAGGAATAGGCttgcacacatgaacctcataaatcagttcatcacaagggaaagtattgagtacacctataatacagtttcattatataactatattttttcctcaaaatagggaagctaaagtcgcttcgcgtcgacattactcatacgtcgttccatactattcaaggaatggtggctTCTAATACTACTCCTTCACAtattgacttatcaacaacccgtgggttggcactcagtaaggaaacaaataagcaacatcacataatcagtatggtttcccatactcataagcaaacatatcttccatggttgattacttcaccatcccatgggcacacatagcaagcacgggtttcttacaacacacaaggtatagcaccattactggtttagtcacatttacgagggTAATTTTCAatatgctatcatctactcaagaagggttttacctatgctttccacatgaatcactaaataaagtttactctagatacatgtactgaaattcttaacaattcaaacttatacaaggaaataacatcattctgatatctttcccaaattccactaagcatttgcattcacattactaactatgcaattttcttttccaaagcgaaaaactttcctctttcaattagaagccaaaagcaGACACACAATTTCATATgcgtaaaaaaaaattcttttaaatcaatgcatccttAGTAGCTTTTCTAAAATCTTATGATTGAGGCAagaaaagggaaagagagtttgataatcaaactatttcctacaaatgcACAAGATTAACAAGATCACACAATATACTAAAATTTATCACTATGTCTATCATTTTAATTGTacagttttcatttcgctaccattttaGGAGGATGCCAAATAGCCTAATCATGACATTTCCACTCATTATGGTTGCAAttgaatgttctagttttccgaacaagaaatcaagacagacaatctttCGGTAAttcaagacctcttgagaacactcactattcttaattcaatacaataatacattaaaatctgcaacctatcattgaaaatcaaaatacgacaagaaggtaaatgaggagctatcaactaaataacacacattaatgcatacacatcaaacaagtctttcattcgcactttctaaacacaataaggcaattatctatatccaaagacaagttgaatggagcattgctaaaataggtcctaaatcaaactggtttaaagaagcaaataaaacaatctttcgtggaacacattaatacactcttgaagctactataacatattctcttttgatacttcttttacaacaaagcgatttcacaaaatcaactatgcgcatattaatgcaccttacttaaatggaatttaattatattactcctacaaaGCACATGGAGAATCCTTAATATAAACATACAATCTTTTtttttctcaataaccaatattaaccTTCAAACCAAAGCCCTTTATAATCTAATTacacataagcgttataaggctcacacaagggctcgaGAAGTCACAACCTTCTCTtgcaaaagaaaactcaaataagagataattgCACATATCAAAATTGTTTTATTTTCTAGAGAGAGAGACGGGAGGAAGGGTGATAATTATTCAATTTGCTACATATTAAGCATTCCATACCCACCACCCTAGTCCTTCAAgcaaacaacactaagctagatcataaccataaacaagcacatttcgtacttttagattcaagacaacactaaccaatccaaatggattagtccaaagagtacaacgaatcaataaggaaggtacatatgactatCTTTTAGAATAAGAAAAttcatagaccaagacatcaataggcAGACAAAGCTcatataatcactccaaagcacccacattAAGAAGGTGAAAAtagggtgtgaacacacatgttacacacaagtagggtctgttcaatcacactcacacatcaaggaggacaagcatacaacataaggtagatatACCTCACACCATCTAAGGGCACAAATgaaaccaaagatcccagtgttgcaacatgggctctgataccaagtggaatgccccaccaggaaaccccaaagggataaagataaaacactcaaatggagtgtaaataaataaataaatatatatatatatatatatatatatattttaataagacacaacattaagatacattggagttatctaacgcttagataacacaacggaagactaaatgaatctaaggagtttcccaacctgattacataacttaacacctaactcaacttgcgacatttgatccaattgagaaggatatcttaattacatgatattacttgaaacatgggtataatttgttcagtgaatcaacattatagaaattaggaagcgttcatctattatggttgaagatgaggctaacatgaggatatctacccctttgaagttaaagcatagataacatatcaattcatccattaaggttaaaatatagttatcttgatgagttcatccaatttagttaaaatatagctaataagatgaagttcatttattaaggttaaaatgtaaataaccaaatgagttcatccattatagttaaaatatagttaataagatgaagatcatttattaaggataaaatgtaaataacataatgaagttcatccattagggttaaaatatagatatctaaatgagttcacccattatagttaaaataagttAAATATGATGAAGgttatttattaagattaaaatataaataactaaatgagttcacccattttagttcaattatagctattatgatgaagttcatttattaagattaaaatgtagataacaacatgaagttcatccattagaattacaatttaggtgatatgaagagttcatccaataacttttaaaccattcatTGCGTTTAAGTTTACattaacacatgccatgcatcttcttccaaaatgtactataatttcatcataactaatgagttctttcatgcatacttaattgtatcatcattaactgaaattgattacattccttcatgatccatttattgcatttaaaagatgactacatacatacaTTACGATATTTCTTATCTAACCCACTTATATATTCTATCCAATTATCATCCATATatgctagcactatccatgaaacatgagagacaaaaaacATCACATACacagaaatgatctcggagttcacccctagagggctacatctccaggtctgctcaactgcaagacccctctggtaattaattaagttatagttacatagggttcacgtcatttacattcctgcccttTTAGGTGAGCACGACAATATACAAAcaaccacttcggtcaataaatcctaaaagatccctacatagaaatggatccaactgagcatattaaaagaACTACAAAGGTCTCTTATCTGGCAGTACTCTAACCTGGGGACTTGACCAATTATGGCCAAACACAAAACAACCAGATGAaaaggtccaaacaaacatatcaaggaacttgccattactttaaacaaaagcgaaagcaaaaattaaaccttgcacaagcaataatcggaaaatacaatcttttctcatattgatttaaacatttaaatgttgatcaagttttctaaatgaactacgttttcaaaatatccaatgataaatatcCCATTCATCttatttttacttttcaatttctcTATAATATGTTCCtggataaaatattatttaaaaattatcaattaataaatatattttacttcGACAATTTTCCgatcaaaataatattctatctttttcccaaaaagatactttcCTATTAATACTGATACCgaaactaaatattaattaatatatatttattaacccatgattaataaaatatacacaattaataattaataatacacaataATCCAATCAAatgttaattattatatatatattaatcttcattaataatatatattaataataatttaataatgctcaaatttcaaattaattattaattaatatatatattaatcttcattaataaatatatattattaataatcaattaattaattaaactaaaaccTCAGCTGTTGGGTACACAAACCagcagtaatatatatatatatatatttccttttttttagttttaatatcatttcaaaaacaaataaaactaaaaccccaACTGGTGGGTACACAAACCAGcagtaatgtatatatatatttttatttatatatatttcttctttttttaTCAATACTCATAAATTTTCTGAGAACAAAATGGGGATATTTTCCAGAATAGCAAAAGACCAGCATAAACATACtgttttaaaaaaggaaaaaaaaaaaacagaaaacacCAAGAAGCCCGAAATAAAATAAAAGCaaactaaaataataataaactaaaacccccaatttctttcattcacagactctgtaatattttccagaatttcaaaaataaacaccattttgaagattttttcataATATTATTGTTTTTTCAAAACACATACTTGCTGAAAAAAAACTAAACCCAACAAGTAAATCTTGAGCATAATGGAGATCATTCCCCAAACAATGAATCCACTCAATTCCCACACTTGAAACTAAAATATATAGATTcaaaacccaaaccccatttcaatCCAGAACTTTCTTCAAAGGTAAGCAACCAAaaattttatttcattcttttatttatttatttatttttctttcaacaaaggaaacaaaataaagaatcctacctctcttcgcattcctagcaagatccgatggagagcccaacctgcagctgtagaaattTTTCCTTCCCCAAAATCCCTAAATTtcctccatccaaaaatatttttcttttttttttccccaAGAAAAactcaacaacccccaaaatattttccaacctaggttaaaagaatgaaatttttgacctaattttctaatttcgaatttaagcactttttttaaataaaaaatgaaaataatcattcttttcaactattcaaataatctaacttgtttttctaattaaaattaaaatgcttctctctcatttaattttaattttctcaatattaactaagttaccatttatatttcacaatattgacgaggataaaatattttaattaaattaattcccaaaatcaatctttcacactatatcaaatatacatataaattaaacttgtttttctaataaaaattgatttccttaaataattaaaattaacctttcttttccaaaatgcaaaagagattaaattatttctatttcaaataactttaaatctttcttttttaaaacgcataaactaattaaattcgttatttaaaattaaccattaaattaaactcactacaaacataaataaagcgatatttttaaattaatgattaatcacataaaagaaacctatttattttaaattccttAATTACtgatgcgtaaatgaacacattaaatcaaactaaatacttaggataaaatactccattttaccacacgcaaggcacacaacccaagaaagccaaccaatcacatgacacgcaaacccaaatgaaaaggaaacCGACAGACCACACATgatgctcacttgatcatggctaaggcaagacaagggttttacgaccacctaatcccaattctaaggatgaaagaggtatactcaaccctacgaatcctgacggagacgaacctcgcacctaggtagtaatgtacctgcaatctcctacaaccatgagtcatgcaagcacacacgcacacacacacacacacacacacacagagatatatatatatatatatattcaatgaaggcgttagctcgagatttataaccaGAATTAGGGAaataattaaacttacacaagaatcgatgggtaagcacaataataggtatgcacaatattcatattatctaatctacaacattacataatggttaatcaaccatccaagaatgccacatagaaaaagtcaaccaaggtcaaactggttttacaaggccgactagggtaggggcactacaacgggttctttcctgccggtatgccatGTCTGAACCCAATGTAAactcttttttattttaatatataagttcagtggatattccacttttaaacaaaaaaaaaaaattcacttaattcattgtgcaacttttaggtgtctacgcTAATTAACCACCATTAAGAAAATCTTGTGCTTGGACACTTAGTAAAATATAAGATGTATCTAGTTCACATGTAGATAgttgaaagaaagcaaaaatattgATTGTTATACGATATTAATAAATCACCTCAATATAAATTATTCTAAAGATAACATGATCAAGATATTATAGACAAAGACATTGAAATTGAAATAGTGAAAAATAATATAGTTATAAATTAATGTAAAAACATATTACACATTTGAGAGGAATCTTTTAGAtatatctatgttaattttatatatttatagattttgACATTTTCATTAAAAGTTGCACATCTAAATTACCTTTAATGAATCATTGTTAGAATTAGAATTAACATTTTAAGAGTTTAGATTAGTAATGTTTATATAGATGATTTTATCATGTATGCATGATGTTATCTAatctttaatttttaaaaatattgattATTACATGTTAATATTAGTTACGCATTAAGAATTGATactattataaattatatattagaATTCATTATACATTAAGTGATTAATTAATGTAATAATAAAGATTAAttaaaactttaaaataaataaGTCAATAATgtaattaataatttatattaaacaatttataattataaagtattatatatatatatatgatgttaatAGAAGTTCTATGTAAGTATCCCTTATTGTAGGTACATGAATAATCATTTAAGAGTTATATAGTCAATCAATTTATAATTAAGTCATCAATGATTTCACATTGATAAGAAAAATTAATctttaaattacaaaaataaaatacatgAAAAAAATAAGCACAAATGCTTTGCTGATGTGATTGAACCTTACATCACATCATTTTTAACCTTTCTAAATTTATTAGACGACTATATGTGCATACCAAAAATATTAATCATTTTACATAAATaacatataaatattaatatagagTAATTAGAAAATGTCTTATGAAGAATGTTTTATACATCAATAATATGCTGATTTGGGAATTTCTATACTACAATGTCATATACCATGAATAGAGGCCTCATTTATTTCTTCAAAAGCTTCTCTAAAAAGATTCAATAAGACATCTATATTGATATAATCTTTTTGTGCCAACACTTGTACAGTAATTGTGTCCATGTAGCTTATAATGAACGTCGCAAGTGTCTGCATTCAAAATTTCTTCATAGTTAAGAAAAAAATGTTACTCTTTACAATAGAATAGAACTTTAATTATTTACTTATTTGATCTCTATAAAATAGAAATGTAGTTTTGTACTTACTATTGGTCCTCCCGATACATAGAAGGAAAAGCGTTTTACTATATTTCCATCAATTGCTATCTTTTCCTTAGGACCAATCATATTAGATATTATCATTGTTGAGCTTGCAATAGTCTTGTATGCACATTTTGCAAGTGCctgtaaaataaataatgaaaatggtaAGTATTCTTCACAATATTTATGTATAATTTATACATATGTGCATGAATATATTTACATATTGATGTTGAGTTTATTCTTACCTTGGCTCCTCTAAATCTCCCTAGATAGCCCAATATTTTGGTagtagcaaatactccaaatgacatTTTCTGTCTATCGATTGTACACTTTGCCATTTTAATAAACTCTAAAGGATTCTCCATATTTTTTAGAGGTATTGGCACTTGCAACATTGCATAGTGATTTCCCCAACGAACTTGAGTATTTGATTTCATCATCTCTTCTAAATTCTAAAACAAAAATTTGTAATTAGATCTTATATGAATAAAACAtactttttaaaaatttaatattaatttaataaaataaattaaattataatatataaaacCTCTAGACCGGTAAGTATTCTTGTATTGATCATTGTAAGTGCAGTAGCTCTTTTATCATTCATCTTTTTAGTATCATTTGGAATTGATCTCTTTTCATGTGCATCTTCTAAACTTTGTTCTTCGCCTGCAAATATATTACATTGAagattatttaaaataaatgtaATATGAAATACATCAACTAAAAATAATATAAATGATAATTAGTTTGGAAGTTTAGTTATTAGAACAATATGATTTGTAAGATGTATTTAAAGTGTGAAGATAGAAAGGAAGAATGTAgtatattatatatcaaaatttcataATTCGTCATTTAAATATCAATTAATTGTGTTATTAAATTAACTACCATACTTACCACATAAAACAACATTATATAAAAGTTAAATTATTTTAAGAGTGATAAATTCAAATATCTTTCACATAAGGAAAACCTAAAATATTTTagtggaattttttttattgtttataaaAAGGAAATATATTTATCCTTTTTATTTTAATGGAAAGATAAGTTCAAATTTAAGATGATTTTTTCAAAGAACTAATTTTTTAATAAAGCACACACATTATCATCTTCAAATATATTGTCTTAGTGCTTAATTTGATctattttgtttataagtttgatCTATttcaatttttcataccaaatATTTATACATCCTTGTCTTCTTTGTAGAATAGATTACAATAATGATTTTATCGCTTGTATGAAATCTAACCATTCATGTCatccattttaaaatatttttttctccCATCATAATTGACCATGTAAAAAAATCAACTATTTCTCATCCATTATGTTGGTTCCAAAAAATGCAAGTTGCTAAACCTTAAAAGTATGCCAAGCTTTATGATTAGGTTCAACACTTATTTTGACAAACGAATGATATttgatcaaaataatcaaaattctCTTGCACTTTAGGCTCTACTTTGCCTAGGCGGGTTTACTCTTTTTGATGATTAAGAAATTTATAACTTTTTATAAAACTTTAAATCAACCTCTACTTCAGAATGACATTAATATTTGAAATAGATGATTATATCTAAACCTAACTCCCATTTCTACTTCtataactaaaaataaaatatcaaattgaTTTTATCTATTTGAACTAAATATTGATCAGTGTTTTATCTTGggcctgttatcactgtttaagaaatcagtttttcttttcccataattggctaggtttttgaaattttgagtcagacacactatcaactgcttcaagtctgtgttaggtcttaagggtttagggtttcaattttaaattGCTCAAGGTTTGATAAAAAACCGTCTAGTTTCTATTCccgcgttactttatccacttaagtaatgggtcttggggtcataagAGGTGTCCCCCCCATGtcgtttgcctaggcggttgttgaattaattgtaaaaatttataccttatgtcttttcttcctaatgttgtcgggcccagtaagttgtacgcagctctcagatggatctatggtcTTCGCTATTTTGTTAGGCAAAGTTGTGCATGGTTTAAGactcgtgaaatggcgaaagggaaaaGTGTGTTCAATGGCGCATTCGGTTCGGTTTAAAAGGGCTTCATCTCGTTCAAGATCTAACAGCTGGCGTTATTTCGCAGccaaaacttgcaagtgaaatacctttcatgaaatggcaaaggtgtttggtgggaccctgcagcgAAGACTTtccaagtgactaaaaggtgatcaagtccaatctgatcttATGGTTCGCGCTGTTTtgtggctgatagatgctcgaaggttatgccccacgaaatagcgaaaaggttttttGGCCTACGAAAAGGGAGTTTTAATAAGAGCATAACAAATgcgcaagtctcatttgatctgacGGTAGCATAGCTTCGTAGGAGgaagatgctcgacagttagctttcgcgaagtagggaaatgacatggcactccaagcaggcagtccagttggtcgagatggtgagtaagatgatggcatgtggcAGAAGGTCAAAATAGTTAGCAAGTCAGATTTAAGGATttaaaggtgggtcccagaggtgagtcatgccgcgggataagaagtgacttggcagatacagatggcaaggatgaggtggaatccgaTGTTCTCTCTtagcaaatgaaaggttgacatgtcagtttgaaagtgactagatgtcaGGTGGATGGAGCTcagtcagagggcccacgtctttcggattcagttaagttgttaagcatcaagcaagtcaaATATGATCTAACTGTCCACGTATATTCACgaaggtaaagtgctcatgttttaaaACCCGCAAAACAAcgaaa includes:
- the LOC131051052 gene encoding wax ester synthase/diacylglycerol acyltransferase 11 isoform X2 — protein: MEFKTSKYDFEEGNVMGEPVSPSSQSLSTSVMTLGINIILEFEQPIPDIDCTLTRLADALLPKNPLFSCILTVNDVMCGIIFSGFQRYVQISLSTGEEQSLEDAHEKRSIPNDTKKMNDKRATALTMINTRILTGLENLEEMMKSNTQVRWGNHYAMLQVPIPLKNMENPLEFIKMAKCTIDRQKMSFGVFATTKILGYLGRFRGAKALAKCAYKTIASSTMIISNMIGPKEKIAIDGNIVKRFSFYVSGGPITLATFIISYMDTITVQVLAQKDYINIDVLLNLFREAFEEINEASIHGI